From Vitis vinifera cultivar Pinot Noir 40024 chromosome 14, ASM3070453v1, a single genomic window includes:
- the LOC100248073 gene encoding uncharacterized protein LOC100248073: MEQSRGDIEPEFNLREWARKARISRENTTSRRFSASNIRREDTRSFRSNITISSTASSPGYTLRDEIDPATYSFTSALKALQARSGYGWECSSPDGFALNSKWNEAEKYICNPLSGEVPMECLSAKTLSGRSFRNFTNRITMSAPLIYPSQPRQPQTNHFAAAPTTQENFVQFPIQEKKMEGMTRDVGTQSTPPDRSSSSPSPTSTPSIIERSLQRCRAEGGESPNSNAKLKSEEEVEVKDTREKEETKRKEEEQIKKEKQMCRCRQGGCLSWRSLWMRKRHREKHKPRKKNIFLQHIKGC; the protein is encoded by the exons ATGGAACAATCTCGGGGAGACATTGAACCAGAGTTCAATCTAAGGGAATGGGCTcgcaaggctcgaatcagtagGGAAAATACCACTTCAAGAAGGTTCTCAGCATCAAACATCAGAAGAGAAGACACAAGGTCTTTTAGATCAAACATCACCATCTCTAGCACTGCTTCTTCTCCTGGATACACCTTAAGAG ATGAGATCGACCCTGCAACATACTCATTCACCAGTGCTCTCAAAG CGTTGCAGGCAAGGTCGGGCTACGGTTGGGAGTGCTCATCACCAGATGGGTTTGCTTTAAATTCCAAGTGGAATGAAGCAGAGAAATATATCTGCAACCCACTCTCAGGGGAGGTTCCAATGGAGTGTCTGTCTGCAAAAACACTCAGTGGGCGATCCTTTCGGAACTTCACAAACAGAATTACAATGTCTGCGCCTCTTATTTACCCTTCCCAGCCGCGACAACCCCAAACAAATCATTTTGCAGCTGCTCCTACAACACAGGAAAACTTTGTCCAATTTCCTATTCAAG AGAAGAAAATGGAGGGCATGACCAGAGATGTGGGAACCCAAAGCACACCACCTGATCGTAGTTCAAGTAGTCCTAGCCCCACTTCCACCCCTTCCATCATAGAAAGATCATTACAGCGATGTCGAGCAGAAGGCGGAGAATCACCCAACTCTAATGCCAAATTGAAATCTGAGGAAGAGGTAG AGGTGAAAGATacaagagagaaagaagaaacaaaaagaaaagaggaagaaCAGATAAAGAAAGAGAAGCAAATGTGCAGGTGCAGGCAAGGTGGGTGCTTGTCATGGAGGAGTCTGTGGATGAGGAAAAGGCACAGAGAGAAACACAAACCGAGAAAGAAGAATATATTTCTTCAACATATTAAAGggtgttaa
- the LOC104881608 gene encoding uncharacterized protein LOC104881608 yields the protein MYSKGLPFNTVNDPYWFPMIDAVANFGPGFKPPSMHELRTWILKEEVNDLSIIMEDHKKAWKQYGCSIMSDGWTDGKSRCLINFLVNSPAGTWFMKSIDASDTIKNGELMFKYLDEVVEEIGEENVVQVITDNASNYVNAGMRLMEKRSRLWWTPCAAHCIDLMLEDIGKLNVHATTLSRARQVVKFIYGHTWVLSLMRTFTKNHELIRPAITRFATAFLTLQSIYKQKQALIAMFSSEKWCSSTWAKKVEGVKTRSTVLFDPNFWPHVAFCIKTTVPLVNVLREVDSEERPAMGYIYELMDSAKEKIAFNCGGMERKYGPIWRKIDARWTPQLHRPLHAAGYYLNPQLRYGDKFSNVDEVRKGLFECMDRMLDYQERLKADIQLDSYDQAMGEFGSRIAIDSRTLRSPISWWMRFGGSTPELQKFAIRVLSLTCSASGCERNWSTFESIHTKKRNRLEHQMLNALVYVRYNTRLRERSLQRKQNVDPILVEEIDSDDEWIAEKEDPLLPLDLCWLQDNELFNVDAIRVVSSNSQETQTSSDHMVSSHSYKRKHNEVPSTSGGKGKEKELNLTPIDEDEDLDEMGIHDSGHFPTIDTLDEDDDDLGEEDLS from the exons ATGTATTCAAAAGGTCTCCCATTCAACACTGTGAATGATCCTTATTGGTTTCCTATGATAGATGCTGTTGCAAACTTTGGGCCCGGGTTTAAGCCTCCATCTATGCACGAATTGAGGACATGGATTCTTAAAGAAGAGGTGAATGACCTAAGTATCATTATGGAAGATCACAAAAAAGCTTGGAAACAatatggatgttcaattatgtcagaTGGTTGGACAGATGGAAAAAGTAGGtgtcttatcaattttttggtgaatagtCCTGCTGGCACTTGGtttatgaaatcaattgatgcttctgatacaataaaaaatggggaattgatgttcaaatatcttgatgaggtggttgaagaaattggagaggagaaTGTTGTGCAAGTCATCACTGATAATGCCTCTAATTATGTGAATGCTGGAATGAGGCTTATGGAAAAAAGGAGTAGATTGTGGTGGACTCCTTGTGCTGCTCATTGCATTGATTTGATGTTGGAGGATATTGGAAAGCTAAATGTTCATGCTACTACACTTTCTCGAGCTAGGCAAGTTGTGAAGTTTATATATGGGCATACTTGGGTTCTTAgcttgatgagaacatttacaaaaaatcatgaacttATTCGTCCAGCAATTACACGGTTTGCTACTGCATTTCTTACTCTCCAAAGTATTTATAAGCAAAAGCAAGCTCTTATAGCAATGTTCTCCTCAGAAAAATGGTGTTCAAGCACATGGGCTAAAAAGGTAGAAGGTGTGAAAACTCGAAGTACAGTGttgtttgatccaaatttttggcCTCATGTTGCTTTTTGCATAAAGACCACTGTTCCATTAGTTAATGTCTTGAGAGAGGTTGATTCAGAGGAAAGACCAGCCATgggttatatttatgagttgatgGATTCAGCTAAGGAGAAGATTGCATTTAATTGTGGGGGCATGGAGAGAAAATATGgcccaatttggagaaaaattgatGCAAGATGGACTCCGCAACTTCATCGACCTTTACATGCAGCAGGCTATTATCTTAATCCTCAATTGAGGTATGGAGATAAGTTCTCTAATGTTGATGAGGTGAGGAAGggattatttgaatgcatggatAGGATGTTGGATTATCAAGAACGTTTAAAAGCTGACATTCAGTTGGACTCATATGACCAAGCAATGGGTGAATTTGGGAGTCgtattgcaattgattctcgaACATTAAGAAGTCCTATAAGTTGGTGGATGCGTTTTGGGGGTTCAACACCGGAGTTGCAAAAGTTTGCTATTCGAGTCCTTAGCCTTACTTGTAGTGCTTCgggatgtgaaagaaattggagcacatttgaatcg atccatacaaaaaaaagaaatagacttGAACATCAAATGTTGAATGCTCTAGTGTATGTAAGGTACAACACTAGATTGAGAGAGCGAAGtctacaaaggaaacaaaatgttgatcCAATCTTGGTAGAGGagattgattctgatgatgaaTGGATTGCGGAGAAAGAAGATCCCCTCCTCCCCCTTGATCTTTGTTGGCTTCAAGATAATGAATTATTCAATGTTGATGCCATTAGAGTTGTGTCATCCAACTCCCAAGAAACGCAAACATCATCGGATCATATGGTTTCTTCACATTCCtacaaaaggaaacataatgaagtaccaa GTACAAGTGGAGGCAAAGGCAAAGAGAAGGAATTGAATTTGACAccaattgatgaagatgaagatttagaTGAAATGGGGATACATGATAGTGGACATTTTCCTACTATTGATACattggatgaggatgatgatgaccttggagaggaggatttaagttga
- the LOC100253163 gene encoding uncharacterized protein LOC100253163 isoform X1 — translation MVPVLPAVAALMFEVQACKLSLPRPSFSSLPPITSLLFEPHSNSLALMHSDSSFSLYPSLSPFSPPSPQSQAPTLTLVPPPSSFATFLLLQNPRPNSGAHNPRVLFVVAAPHRAGAAVILRFYVLQKTQLFTKAEVLCTQRDLQFDPKLGVLFNANHGVSVKLGGSINIFAMYSVSNSKIWVFSVKMAGDDRDDGVVLKLRKCAVIDCGVPVFSISVSGEFLILGEENGVRVFQLRPLVKGWIRKEQRESKNLNFPNGCGSKSAGVEANMEIACNGDLEGRTDLHRVSVKRRSVRFRQDSSEGSACFVAFKGKEVGHLKSMMPPLIPVKAVSIQALSAKKFLILDSDGDVHLLCLSIYHLGSEITCHMRQFTNTMKVQKLAVLPDTSTRGRTVWISDGFYSVHMMTVSDTDTSANEDDENDSEEKLKQISVTQAIFASERIQDIIPLAANALLILGQGSLFAYAIS, via the exons ATGGTGCCGGTGCTGCCGGCGGTAGCTGCTCTGATGTTTGAGGTTCAGGCTTGCAAGCTCAGTCTCCCCCGCCCTTCCTTCTCTTCTTTACCGCCCATTACATCTCTCCTCTTTGAACCACACTCCAATTCTCTGGCTCTCATGCACTCCGActcctctttttctctctacccTTCTCTTTCTCCGTTCTCTCCCCCTTCTCCTCAATCCCAAGCCCCAACCCTAACCCTAGTTCCTCCACCCTCCTCCTTCGCCACTTTCCTCCTCCTTCAAAACCCTAGACCTAACTCCGGTGCCCACAACCCTCGCGTCCTCTTTGTCGTTGCTGCTCCTCACCGCGCCGGCGCCGCAGTTATCCTGCGCTTCTACGTCCTCCAGAAGACCCAATTGTTCACCAAAGCTGAAGTTCTTTGCACTCAGAGGGATCTTCAGTTTGACCCCAAATTGGGCGTTTTATTCAATGCTAATCATGGGGTTTCGGTTAAGCTTGGTGGTTCGATTAACATTTTCGCAATGTACTCCGTGTCGAATTCTAAGATTTGGGTATTCTCCGTGAAAATGGCGGGGGACGATAGAGATGATGGAGTGGTTTTGAAGTTGAGGAAGTGTGCTGTGATAGATTGTGGTGTGCCGGTGTTCTCGATTAGCGTTTCGGGTGAGTTCTTGATTTTAGGGGAGGAAAatggggttagggtttttcAACTCAGGCCACTGGTGAAAGGGTGGATTAGGAAAGAGCAGCGAGAGAGTAAGAACTTGAATTTCCCTAATGGATGTGGCAGCAAAAGTGCTGGTGTAGAAGCAAATATGGAGATAGCTTGTAATGGGGACCTGGAAGGAAGGACTGATTTGCATCGTGTTTCTG TAAAGCGGAGGTCTGTGAGATTCAGACAGGATTCTAGTGAAGGGAGTGCATGCTTTGTAGCATTTAAGGGGAAAGAGGTTGGACACTTGAAATCTATGATGCCACCATTGATTCCAGTAAAGGCAGTTTCCATCCAGGCTTTGTCTGCAAAAAAATTTCTGATCTTGGACTCAGATGGAGATGTACACCTCTTATGCCTTTCCATCTATCACCTTGGATCAGAAATTACCTGTCACATGAGGCAGTTCACTAACACCATGAAAGTACAAAAGCTGGCTGTTCTTCCTGATACTTCCACAA GAGGGCGAACTGTTTGGATATCAGATGGATTCTACTCTGTGCACATGATGACAGTATCCGACACAGACACTTCTGCtaatgaagatgatgaaaatGACAGTGAGGAAAAGCTAAAACAGATCTCAG TTACTCAAGCGATATTTGCTAGTGAAAGGATTCAAGATATTATTCCTCTAGCAGCAAATGCTCTTTTGATTCTTGGGCAAG GAAGTTTATTTGCATATGCAATTTCCTGA
- the LOC100253163 gene encoding uncharacterized protein LOC100253163 isoform X2 codes for MVPVLPAVAALMFEVQACKLSLPRPSFSSLPPITSLLFEPHSNSLALMHSDSSFSLYPSLSPFSPPSPQSQAPTLTLVPPPSSFATFLLLQNPRPNSGAHNPRVLFVVAAPHRAGAAVILRFYVLQKTQLFTKAEVLCTQRDLQFDPKLGVLFNANHGVSVKLGGSINIFAMYSVSNSKIWVFSVKMAGDDRDDGVVLKLRKCAVIDCGVPVFSISVSGEFLILGEENGVRVFQLRPLVKGWIRKEQRESKNLNFPNGCGSKSAGVEANMEIACNGDLEGRTDLHRVSVKRRSVRFRQDSSEGSACFVAFKGKEVGHLKSMMPPLIPVKAVSIQALSAKKFLILDSDGDVHLLCLSIYHLGSEITCHMRQFTNTMKVQKLAVLPDTSTTSCKN; via the exons ATGGTGCCGGTGCTGCCGGCGGTAGCTGCTCTGATGTTTGAGGTTCAGGCTTGCAAGCTCAGTCTCCCCCGCCCTTCCTTCTCTTCTTTACCGCCCATTACATCTCTCCTCTTTGAACCACACTCCAATTCTCTGGCTCTCATGCACTCCGActcctctttttctctctacccTTCTCTTTCTCCGTTCTCTCCCCCTTCTCCTCAATCCCAAGCCCCAACCCTAACCCTAGTTCCTCCACCCTCCTCCTTCGCCACTTTCCTCCTCCTTCAAAACCCTAGACCTAACTCCGGTGCCCACAACCCTCGCGTCCTCTTTGTCGTTGCTGCTCCTCACCGCGCCGGCGCCGCAGTTATCCTGCGCTTCTACGTCCTCCAGAAGACCCAATTGTTCACCAAAGCTGAAGTTCTTTGCACTCAGAGGGATCTTCAGTTTGACCCCAAATTGGGCGTTTTATTCAATGCTAATCATGGGGTTTCGGTTAAGCTTGGTGGTTCGATTAACATTTTCGCAATGTACTCCGTGTCGAATTCTAAGATTTGGGTATTCTCCGTGAAAATGGCGGGGGACGATAGAGATGATGGAGTGGTTTTGAAGTTGAGGAAGTGTGCTGTGATAGATTGTGGTGTGCCGGTGTTCTCGATTAGCGTTTCGGGTGAGTTCTTGATTTTAGGGGAGGAAAatggggttagggtttttcAACTCAGGCCACTGGTGAAAGGGTGGATTAGGAAAGAGCAGCGAGAGAGTAAGAACTTGAATTTCCCTAATGGATGTGGCAGCAAAAGTGCTGGTGTAGAAGCAAATATGGAGATAGCTTGTAATGGGGACCTGGAAGGAAGGACTGATTTGCATCGTGTTTCTG TAAAGCGGAGGTCTGTGAGATTCAGACAGGATTCTAGTGAAGGGAGTGCATGCTTTGTAGCATTTAAGGGGAAAGAGGTTGGACACTTGAAATCTATGATGCCACCATTGATTCCAGTAAAGGCAGTTTCCATCCAGGCTTTGTCTGCAAAAAAATTTCTGATCTTGGACTCAGATGGAGATGTACACCTCTTATGCCTTTCCATCTATCACCTTGGATCAGAAATTACCTGTCACATGAGGCAGTTCACTAACACCATGAAAGTACAAAAGCTGGCTGTTCTTCCTGATACTTCCACAA CTTCATGTAAAAACTAA